The following are encoded in a window of Mycobacteroides chelonae CCUG 47445 genomic DNA:
- the rpoZ gene encoding DNA-directed RNA polymerase subunit omega — MSTSQTDVIVEPGTESYDAALDTPLGITNPPIDELLARASSKYALVIYAAKRARQINDYYNQLGDGILEYVGPLVEPGLQEKPLSIALREIHGDLLEHTEGE, encoded by the coding sequence GTGAGCACCTCCCAGACTGACGTCATCGTCGAACCGGGCACCGAAAGCTACGACGCCGCGCTCGACACGCCGCTGGGTATCACCAACCCGCCGATCGACGAGCTGCTGGCGCGGGCTTCGAGCAAGTACGCGCTCGTGATCTACGCAGCCAAGCGTGCACGCCAGATCAACGACTACTACAACCAGCTGGGCGATGGCATCCTCGAGTACGTGGGGCCGCTGGTCGAGCCGGGTCTGCAGGAGAAGCCGCTGTCGATCGCGCTGCGCGAGATCCACGGCGACCTGCTTGAGCACACCGAAGGCGAGTAG
- the gmk gene encoding guanylate kinase produces MTASTRGRVVVLSGPSAVGKSTVVHRLRDDVDGLFFSVSATTRAPRPGEVDGVDYHFVTTEEFQRLIDTGALLEWADIHGGLQRSGTPAAPVHEAMEAGRPTLIEVDLAGARAIKAVLPQALTVFLSPPSWDALVQRLTGRGTESEAVIARRLETAEVEMAAQSDFDVVVVNDQLENACAQLVSLLVGR; encoded by the coding sequence ATGACAGCTTCGACGAGGGGCCGGGTAGTAGTCCTATCCGGCCCCTCAGCCGTCGGTAAGTCCACCGTGGTGCATCGGTTACGCGATGACGTGGATGGTCTTTTCTTCAGCGTCTCCGCCACCACCAGGGCCCCGAGGCCCGGTGAGGTGGACGGCGTGGACTATCACTTCGTCACCACGGAGGAGTTCCAGCGGCTCATTGACACCGGTGCGCTGCTGGAATGGGCCGATATTCACGGCGGCTTGCAGCGTTCAGGAACCCCTGCGGCGCCTGTTCACGAGGCGATGGAGGCCGGCCGGCCGACCCTCATCGAGGTCGATCTGGCCGGTGCCCGCGCCATCAAGGCGGTACTTCCGCAGGCGCTGACCGTCTTCCTGTCGCCACCGAGCTGGGATGCGCTGGTGCAGCGGCTTACCGGCCGGGGCACCGAATCGGAGGCCGTGATCGCCCGGCGATTGGAAACCGCCGAGGTCGAAATGGCGGCTCAAAGCGACTTTGATGTCGTCGTCGTCAATGACCAGTTGGAAAATGCCTGCGCACAGTTGGTATCGTTATTGGTCGGACGTTAA
- the mihF gene encoding integration host factor, actinobacterial type, whose amino-acid sequence MALPQLTDEQRAAALAKAAAARRARAELKEKLKKGGTNLKQVLKDAETDEVLGKMKVSALLEALPKVGKVKAQEIMTELEIAPTRRLRGLGDRQRKALLERFDFS is encoded by the coding sequence GTGGCCCTTCCACAGTTGACTGACGAGCAGCGTGCCGCCGCGTTGGCGAAGGCGGCTGCCGCCCGCCGCGCCCGGGCCGAGCTCAAGGAGAAGCTCAAGAAAGGCGGCACCAATCTCAAGCAGGTGCTCAAGGACGCCGAGACCGACGAGGTCCTCGGCAAGATGAAGGTTTCCGCACTGCTGGAAGCCCTGCCCAAGGTCGGCAAGGTCAAGGCGCAGGAGATCATGACCGAGCTGGAGATCGCCCCGACCCGCCGTCTGCGTGGCCTCGGCGACCGTCAGCGCAAGGCGCTGCTGGAGCGGTTCGACTTCTCCTGA
- a CDS encoding acyltransferase family protein, producing MGDSTRPSRERDRVLDAVRLVSLATVVAYHVLAGSPTIVKGKPAMSANYNVHWLFWLIPLMPLFFFAGAAANLHSWESGRSWGQFLMSRTTRLFRPVFYFLVFVALVTTLLRITMGNSRQLLYLEMRHIELLWYVGAYLLTLAFMPWLARIRTGRQLGWFIATMCLLTALVDTISVVTDTWVMTGWINMIFMWLVPAALGIAYQRALVPRRVAMAAAAVALGVTVALAILGPYPSGLIANMPPTLLLAVSAILECMLVIAFAPAINRWLQGVRTWTFLQVCNSGSMTIYLWHWVVTFLLSYGVYLALRIGLVSPRDAWYWPGNVLRLVIVCAIVAVFFVPLRATERRALPWWDRPVPSMSTRRDIAVGVLVLIGAILTLVYTRIYVINPLWGGFTPIGRWVVVASLIPLAAARALCRKPLHSNANTSENQFSLAHSARR from the coding sequence ATGGGTGATTCCACGCGCCCATCACGTGAGCGTGATCGGGTATTGGATGCCGTGAGGCTCGTGTCACTGGCCACCGTCGTGGCCTATCACGTCCTCGCGGGCAGCCCCACTATCGTCAAGGGCAAACCAGCCATGTCCGCGAATTACAACGTGCATTGGCTATTCTGGCTGATCCCGTTGATGCCCCTGTTCTTTTTTGCGGGTGCGGCAGCAAATCTCCATTCCTGGGAATCCGGCAGGTCCTGGGGGCAGTTTCTGATGAGCCGGACGACGCGGCTTTTTCGCCCGGTGTTCTACTTCCTCGTCTTCGTCGCACTGGTGACCACCTTGCTGCGCATCACCATGGGCAATTCCAGACAACTCCTGTATCTCGAGATGCGACATATCGAGCTGCTTTGGTACGTCGGCGCGTATCTGCTGACACTTGCGTTCATGCCGTGGCTGGCCCGCATTCGCACCGGACGCCAACTGGGCTGGTTCATCGCGACGATGTGCCTGCTCACAGCCCTGGTGGACACCATCAGCGTGGTCACCGATACCTGGGTGATGACGGGTTGGATCAACATGATCTTCATGTGGTTGGTACCCGCCGCATTGGGTATCGCCTATCAGCGCGCCCTGGTCCCCCGCCGGGTCGCCATGGCGGCCGCGGCCGTCGCATTGGGTGTCACCGTCGCATTGGCCATCCTGGGGCCCTATCCGTCCGGGCTGATCGCCAACATGCCGCCGACTCTGCTGCTCGCGGTCAGCGCCATTCTCGAATGCATGCTGGTCATCGCTTTCGCCCCGGCCATCAACCGCTGGCTGCAGGGGGTGCGGACATGGACGTTCCTCCAGGTCTGCAATAGCGGCAGCATGACGATCTACCTATGGCATTGGGTGGTGACGTTCCTGCTGTCCTACGGGGTTTACCTGGCCCTTCGCATCGGACTGGTAAGCCCTCGCGACGCCTGGTACTGGCCTGGGAACGTACTGCGGCTGGTCATCGTCTGCGCCATCGTGGCCGTGTTCTTCGTCCCACTGCGGGCCACAGAACGTCGTGCGCTGCCGTGGTGGGACCGTCCGGTGCCCTCGATGAGCACGAGACGCGATATCGCGGTCGGTGTCCTGGTGCTGATCGGCGCGATACTGACGCTCGTCTACACCCGGATCTATGTGATCAATCCGCTCTGGGGCGGGTTCACACCCATCGGACGCTGGGTTGTCGTGGCGTCACTGATACCACTGGCGGCCGCACGCGCACTTTGCCGAAAACCGTTGCACAGCAACGCGAATACTTCAGAGAATCAATTCTCGCTTGCTCATTCGGCACGCAGATAG
- the pyrF gene encoding orotidine-5'-phosphate decarboxylase, producing MGPVTFGARLQAATASRGPLCVGIDPHPELLRAWGLDADASGLARFSDICVEAFAEVAIVKPQVAFFETYGAAGYAVLERTIAGLREAGVLLLADAKRGDIGSTMAAYAQAWLGDSPLSSDAVTASPYLGFGSLSPLLDLARERDRGVFVLAATSNPEAPPVQRALAGELTVAQAMVDQVAALNAKEAGPGSVGVVVGVTVTDPPDLSSIGGPVLVPGLGAQGGKPEDLRGLGGAPGSLLLPAVSREVLREGPDVAALRAAVSRLRDSVAYLRAE from the coding sequence GTGGGTCCGGTGACGTTCGGCGCACGGCTGCAGGCGGCCACCGCGTCCCGTGGCCCGCTGTGCGTGGGCATCGATCCGCATCCTGAGCTGCTACGCGCCTGGGGGCTGGACGCCGACGCGTCGGGTCTGGCCCGGTTCAGCGATATCTGTGTGGAGGCCTTCGCCGAGGTGGCGATCGTCAAGCCGCAGGTGGCGTTCTTCGAAACCTATGGTGCTGCAGGGTATGCGGTGCTGGAACGGACCATCGCGGGGCTCCGCGAGGCTGGTGTGCTGTTGCTGGCCGATGCCAAGCGCGGGGACATCGGATCAACGATGGCCGCGTATGCACAGGCTTGGCTGGGCGATTCACCGTTGAGCTCTGATGCGGTCACTGCCTCGCCGTATCTGGGCTTTGGATCATTGTCTCCGCTGCTGGACCTGGCGCGTGAACGTGACCGTGGCGTCTTTGTCCTTGCCGCGACCTCCAATCCCGAGGCGCCACCGGTGCAGCGGGCGCTCGCCGGGGAGCTGACCGTCGCACAGGCGATGGTGGACCAGGTGGCCGCGCTGAACGCCAAGGAGGCCGGTCCGGGATCTGTGGGTGTCGTGGTCGGGGTCACCGTCACCGATCCGCCGGATCTGTCGTCGATCGGCGGCCCTGTTCTTGTGCCGGGGCTCGGGGCACAGGGCGGTAAGCCCGAGGATCTGCGTGGCTTGGGTGGGGCTCCGGGATCGCTATTGTTACCGGCGGTCTCGCGTGAGGTGCTGCGCGAGGGGCCCGACGTCGCGGCGCTGCGTGCGGCCGTGTCGAGGCTGCGGGACAGCGTCGCCTATCTGCGTGCCGAATGA
- the carB gene encoding carbamoyl-phosphate synthase large subunit, with protein MPRRTDLNHILVIGSGPIVIGQACEFDYSGTQACRVLRSEGLQVSLVNSNPATIMTDPEYADNTYVEPITAEFVEKVLAAQAEKGNKIDALLPTLGGQTALNTAVALYENGALDRYNVELIGANFEAIQRGEDRQRFKDIVAKVGGESAKSRVCFTMDEVRDTVADLGLPVVVRPSFTMGGLGSGMAYTPEDVERMAGEGLSASPSANVLIEESIYGWKEFELELMRDSRDNVVVVCSIENVDPMGVHTGDSVTVAPAMTLTDREYQKMRDLGIAILREVGVDTGGCNIQFAINPRDGRLIVIEMNPRVSRSSALASKATGFPIAKIAAKLAIGYTLDEIVNDITKETPACFEPTLDYVVVKAPRFAFEKFPGADATLTTTMKSVGEAMSLGRNFAEALGKVMRSLETSAAGFWTDNAKPIEDLDTFLQELRVPRDGRLYGIEHALGAGVSVEQVAEITGVDPWFVEEIAQIHQLGTELREAPILDEELLRRAKHYGLSDRQIAALRPELAGEDGVRSLRHRMGIRPVYKTVDTCAAEFEAKTPYHYSSYELDPAAESEVAPQTERPKVLILGSGPNRIGQGIEFDYSCVHAATTLSQAGFETIMVNCNPETVSTDYDTADRLYFEPLTFEDVLEVFHAENESGRGGPGVVGVIVQLGGQTPLGLAKRLADAGVPVVGTSPAAIDRAEDRGVFGDLLVSAGLPAPRFGTATTFEQARQIASDIGYPVLVRPSYVLGGRGMEIVYDEDTLHGYITRATQLSPEHPVLVDRFLEDAIEIDVDALCDGTEVYLGGVMEHIEEAGIHSGDSACALPPVTLGRSDIEKVRNATEAIAHGIGVVGLLNVQYALKDDVLYVLEANPRASRTVPFVSKATAVPLAKACSRIMLGATIAGLREEGLLPADGDGATLPPGAPVAVKEAVLPFHRFRKADGSQVDSLLGPEMKSTGEVMGIDADFGSAFAKSQTAAYGSLPKEGTIFVSVANRDKRSLVFPVKRLADLGFKVLATEGTAEMLRRNGIPCEEVRKHYQGAEDGLPPRSSVDVIKAGEVAMVINTPYGNSGPRVDGYEIRSAAVSMNIPCITTVQGASAAVQGIEAGIRGDIGVRSLQELHAGLR; from the coding sequence ATGCCACGTCGCACAGACCTCAACCACATCCTGGTCATCGGTTCTGGCCCTATCGTGATCGGCCAGGCCTGCGAGTTCGACTACTCGGGCACCCAGGCCTGCCGTGTGCTGCGGTCAGAGGGGCTACAGGTCAGCCTCGTCAACTCGAACCCGGCGACGATCATGACCGACCCGGAGTACGCCGACAACACCTACGTCGAGCCGATCACCGCTGAGTTTGTCGAGAAAGTCCTTGCCGCACAGGCGGAGAAGGGCAACAAGATCGACGCGCTGCTGCCCACGCTGGGCGGCCAGACCGCGTTGAACACCGCGGTCGCGCTCTACGAGAACGGTGCACTCGACCGGTACAACGTGGAGCTCATCGGCGCTAACTTCGAGGCAATCCAGCGCGGCGAGGACAGGCAGCGGTTCAAGGACATCGTCGCGAAGGTCGGCGGCGAGTCGGCGAAGTCCCGCGTCTGTTTCACCATGGACGAGGTCCGCGATACCGTTGCCGACCTCGGATTGCCGGTCGTGGTACGCCCATCCTTCACCATGGGTGGCTTGGGCTCCGGCATGGCCTACACCCCCGAGGATGTCGAGCGGATGGCGGGCGAGGGACTCTCGGCGTCGCCATCGGCGAATGTGCTGATCGAGGAATCCATCTACGGTTGGAAGGAATTCGAGCTCGAGCTGATGCGCGACAGCCGCGACAACGTGGTGGTCGTGTGCTCGATCGAGAACGTCGATCCGATGGGCGTGCACACCGGAGACTCGGTGACGGTGGCTCCGGCGATGACGCTGACCGACCGTGAGTATCAGAAGATGCGTGACCTCGGCATCGCGATCCTGCGCGAGGTCGGGGTGGACACGGGCGGCTGCAACATCCAGTTCGCCATCAACCCGCGCGATGGTCGCCTTATCGTCATCGAGATGAACCCGCGCGTATCGCGCTCCAGTGCTTTGGCTTCCAAGGCAACCGGATTCCCCATCGCCAAGATCGCGGCCAAGCTGGCGATCGGGTACACGCTCGACGAGATCGTCAACGACATCACCAAGGAGACTCCGGCCTGTTTCGAGCCGACTCTGGACTACGTCGTCGTCAAGGCGCCCCGATTCGCCTTCGAGAAGTTCCCCGGTGCCGACGCCACCTTGACCACCACCATGAAATCGGTGGGCGAGGCGATGTCCTTGGGGCGCAACTTCGCTGAGGCGCTCGGGAAGGTCATGCGCTCGCTGGAGACGTCCGCGGCGGGCTTCTGGACCGACAACGCGAAACCCATCGAGGACCTGGACACGTTCCTGCAGGAGCTGCGGGTGCCGCGTGACGGGCGGCTCTACGGCATCGAGCACGCGTTGGGTGCCGGTGTCTCCGTTGAGCAGGTGGCCGAGATCACCGGCGTCGACCCGTGGTTCGTTGAAGAGATCGCGCAGATTCACCAGCTCGGTACCGAGTTGCGTGAGGCGCCGATTCTTGACGAGGAACTGCTGCGCAGGGCCAAGCACTACGGGCTCTCGGATCGCCAGATCGCGGCACTGCGACCGGAATTGGCGGGGGAGGACGGGGTGCGGTCGTTGCGCCACCGGATGGGAATCCGGCCGGTGTACAAGACGGTCGACACCTGCGCCGCCGAATTCGAGGCCAAGACCCCGTACCACTATTCGAGCTACGAGCTGGATCCGGCCGCGGAGTCTGAGGTGGCCCCGCAGACCGAGCGGCCCAAGGTGCTCATCCTCGGGTCGGGCCCCAACCGCATCGGTCAGGGTATCGAGTTCGACTACAGCTGCGTGCACGCGGCAACCACGTTGTCGCAGGCCGGATTCGAGACCATCATGGTCAACTGCAACCCGGAAACGGTGTCCACCGACTACGACACCGCCGACCGCCTGTACTTCGAGCCGCTCACGTTCGAGGATGTGCTGGAGGTGTTCCACGCCGAAAATGAGTCCGGCCGAGGTGGACCGGGTGTTGTCGGTGTGATCGTGCAGCTCGGCGGACAGACCCCGTTGGGGCTGGCGAAACGTTTGGCCGATGCGGGCGTGCCGGTGGTGGGCACCAGCCCGGCGGCCATCGATCGCGCCGAGGACCGCGGCGTGTTCGGGGATCTGCTGGTATCGGCCGGTCTGCCGGCGCCACGATTCGGCACCGCGACGACCTTCGAGCAGGCCAGGCAGATCGCCTCCGATATCGGCTACCCGGTACTGGTGCGACCGTCCTACGTGCTGGGTGGACGGGGCATGGAGATCGTCTACGACGAGGACACCCTGCACGGCTACATCACGCGGGCCACCCAGCTCTCACCCGAACACCCCGTGCTGGTCGACCGCTTCCTCGAGGATGCCATCGAGATCGATGTCGACGCGTTGTGCGATGGCACCGAGGTTTACCTCGGCGGCGTCATGGAGCACATCGAGGAGGCTGGTATTCACTCCGGCGACTCGGCGTGCGCACTACCGCCGGTAACCCTGGGCCGCAGCGATATCGAAAAGGTTCGCAACGCCACCGAGGCCATCGCGCATGGAATCGGAGTGGTCGGCCTGCTCAATGTGCAGTACGCGCTCAAGGACGATGTGCTGTACGTCCTGGAGGCGAACCCACGTGCGAGCCGAACGGTTCCGTTCGTGTCGAAGGCCACCGCGGTTCCGTTGGCCAAGGCGTGCTCCCGGATCATGCTGGGCGCCACCATTGCCGGTCTGCGCGAGGAAGGACTGCTGCCCGCTGACGGTGACGGCGCCACCCTGCCACCGGGTGCTCCGGTAGCGGTCAAGGAGGCCGTGCTGCCGTTCCACCGTTTCCGCAAGGCGGATGGCAGCCAGGTGGATTCCCTGCTCGGGCCGGAGATGAAGTCCACCGGTGAGGTCATGGGCATCGACGCCGATTTCGGTAGCGCATTCGCGAAGAGTCAGACCGCCGCATACGGGTCGTTGCCGAAGGAGGGCACGATCTTCGTCTCGGTGGCCAACCGTGACAAGCGCTCTCTGGTGTTCCCGGTGAAGCGACTGGCCGATCTCGGATTCAAGGTGCTCGCGACCGAAGGTACGGCAGAAATGCTGCGCCGTAACGGGATACCGTGCGAAGAGGTGCGCAAGCACTATCAGGGCGCCGAGGACGGATTGCCCCCTCGGTCCTCGGTCGACGTCATCAAGGCCGGTGAGGTCGCGATGGTCATCAACACCCCGTACGGGAACTCCGGCCCCCGTGTCGACGGATACGAGATCCGTTCGGCCGCGGTGTCGATGAACATTCCGTGCATCACCACGGTGCAGGGCGCGTCGGCCGCGGTGCAGGGGATCGAGGCGGGTATCCGTGGGGATATCGGCGTGCGGTCGCTGCAGGAACTCCACGCGGGCTTGCGATGA
- the carA gene encoding glutamine-hydrolyzing carbamoyl-phosphate synthase small subunit → MEAGVMSDKAVLVLEDGRVFTGKPFGAVGETLGEAVFCTAMSGYQETLTDPSYHRQIVVATAPQIGNTGWNDEDDESRGGKIWVAGYAVRDPSNRVSNWRATGSLDDALKGQHIVGIAGIDTRAVVRHLRTRGSMKAGIFSGTVADAPTDFLLSRVNGQPSMLGADLAGEVSTDDTYIVEPDGAHRFTVAALDLGIKTNTPRNFTQRGIRVQVVPSSISPDELLALAPDGVFLSNGPGDPATADHVVAVTQAVLQQKIPLFGICFGNQLLGRALGRSTYKMTFGHRGINIPVIDHATGRVAITAQNHGFALEGEAGEQFDTPFGRAEVSHTCANDGTVEGIRLLDGSAFSVQYHPEAAAGPHDAEYLFDQFVTALENRGNR, encoded by the coding sequence ATGGAAGCAGGCGTCATGAGTGACAAGGCGGTGCTCGTTCTCGAAGACGGGCGGGTGTTCACCGGTAAGCCGTTCGGGGCGGTGGGTGAAACTCTCGGCGAGGCGGTGTTCTGCACGGCCATGTCGGGTTACCAAGAAACCCTGACCGACCCGAGCTATCACCGGCAGATCGTGGTGGCGACAGCGCCGCAGATCGGCAATACCGGATGGAACGACGAGGACGACGAGAGCCGCGGCGGAAAGATCTGGGTCGCCGGATACGCGGTGCGCGACCCCTCGAACCGGGTCTCGAATTGGCGTGCCACAGGGTCCCTGGATGATGCCCTCAAGGGACAGCACATCGTCGGTATCGCCGGAATCGACACCCGGGCGGTCGTCCGTCACCTGCGTACCCGCGGGTCCATGAAGGCGGGCATCTTCAGCGGGACAGTTGCCGACGCGCCCACCGACTTCCTGCTGTCGCGGGTCAACGGCCAGCCCTCGATGCTGGGTGCTGACCTGGCAGGAGAGGTGAGCACCGACGACACCTACATCGTGGAACCCGATGGCGCGCATCGGTTCACCGTGGCCGCTCTGGACCTGGGGATCAAGACCAACACCCCACGCAACTTCACGCAACGCGGTATCCGCGTACAGGTGGTGCCCTCGTCCATCAGCCCGGACGAGCTGCTCGCACTGGCGCCAGACGGCGTGTTCCTGTCCAACGGGCCGGGGGACCCGGCCACCGCGGATCACGTGGTGGCGGTGACACAGGCGGTGCTGCAACAGAAAATCCCGCTGTTCGGCATCTGCTTCGGTAATCAGCTGCTGGGCCGGGCATTGGGCAGGTCCACCTACAAGATGACCTTCGGGCATCGCGGCATCAACATCCCGGTCATCGATCACGCGACGGGCCGGGTCGCGATCACCGCGCAGAACCACGGCTTCGCCCTCGAAGGTGAGGCGGGTGAGCAGTTCGATACGCCGTTCGGGCGCGCCGAGGTAAGCCACACCTGCGCCAACGATGGCACGGTGGAAGGGATCCGGCTGTTGGACGGATCGGCTTTCTCGGTGCAGTACCACCCGGAGGCGGCGGCGGGACCTCATGACGCCGAGTACCTCTTTGACCAGTTCGTCACGGCACTTGAGAATCGGGGTAATCGCTGA